One window of the Asticcacaulis sp. SL142 genome contains the following:
- a CDS encoding GntR family transcriptional regulator: MSFIEAVGRLHKEDPAPLYLQLQKVLREAIKNRIILAEDAIPPERDLAEDFEVSRITVRKAIDGLVSEGLLTRRRGAGTFVATRVDKSLFKLSSFSEDMISRGRKPHSVWVSKSAGAVTPEEALSLGLSPGSLVYRFHRIRYADDATMALEYSTIPGYCLPSIEAVHNSLYEALERAGHRPVRALQRLRAISFTSDQAETLGIRAGDPGLFIERRGFLSDGRAAEFTQSYYRGDVYDVIVELNDI, from the coding sequence ATGTCGTTTATCGAGGCGGTTGGACGTCTGCACAAAGAAGATCCGGCACCCCTTTACCTGCAACTGCAAAAAGTGCTGCGTGAAGCGATCAAAAACCGGATTATTCTGGCCGAAGATGCCATCCCGCCGGAGCGCGACCTGGCCGAAGATTTCGAGGTTTCACGCATTACGGTGCGTAAGGCGATTGATGGCCTGGTCTCTGAGGGACTGCTGACCCGCCGCCGAGGGGCGGGCACGTTTGTGGCCACCCGCGTCGATAAAAGTCTCTTCAAACTGTCGTCCTTTTCCGAAGACATGATCTCACGCGGGCGTAAGCCCCACAGCGTTTGGGTGTCTAAATCCGCAGGGGCCGTGACACCGGAAGAAGCCCTGTCTCTGGGCCTGTCACCGGGGTCTCTGGTCTATCGGTTTCACCGGATCCGCTATGCCGATGATGCGACCATGGCGCTCGAATATTCGACCATACCCGGCTATTGCCTGCCCTCGATTGAGGCGGTTCATAACTCACTGTATGAGGCACTGGAGCGGGCGGGGCATCGACCGGTTCGGGCCCTCCAGCGTCTGCGCGCCATCTCCTTTACGAGCGATCAGGCCGAAACGCTCGGTATCCGGGCCGGTGATCCGGGTCTGTTTATCGAGCGTCGTGGGTTCCTGTCCGACGGTCGTGCGGCTGAGTTCACACAGTCCTACTATCGTGGTGACGTCTACGATGTCATCGTGGAACTAAATGATATTTAA
- a CDS encoding BadF/BadG/BcrA/BcrD ATPase family protein, producing MKPIMFYIGIDGGGTKCRARLRAEAPSGLTGDGALLGEGVGGSANIRLGLDLIWTHILDAIDGALAQAHLTRAIFSDTSLGLGLAGITTATDCERTIAAGPRFAFANAATDAHAACLGAFSGRDGAIMITGTGSAGYAWVGGRGHAVGGWGFEVNDDASAAVLGREAIRAALHGFDGLAPHTAFTRAVMAHFGGHPSDVVKWATVARPGDYGTLAPMIMSHAADGDLIAVGIVERAAQDLGKYLARLNEIGAPKICLVGGMADALTPWLAPWTRSVLAVPEHDAIEGAILLAQGAPNGMDVETVMS from the coding sequence ATGAAGCCGATTATGTTCTATATTGGTATTGATGGTGGCGGCACCAAATGCCGGGCACGTCTGCGCGCGGAAGCACCTTCGGGCTTGACCGGTGACGGAGCGTTGCTGGGCGAAGGAGTTGGCGGATCGGCCAATATCCGGCTGGGGCTGGATCTGATCTGGACCCACATCCTTGATGCCATCGACGGGGCTTTGGCGCAGGCTCACCTGACGCGCGCGATTTTCAGTGACACCAGCCTTGGCCTGGGTCTGGCAGGGATTACCACCGCTACCGATTGTGAACGCACCATCGCGGCGGGCCCACGCTTTGCCTTTGCGAATGCCGCCACCGATGCCCATGCCGCCTGTCTTGGGGCGTTTTCAGGCCGTGATGGCGCCATCATGATTACCGGCACCGGCTCGGCGGGCTACGCCTGGGTTGGCGGGCGCGGCCATGCCGTTGGCGGCTGGGGGTTTGAGGTCAATGACGATGCCTCGGCGGCGGTGCTGGGGCGCGAAGCGATCCGCGCGGCCCTGCATGGCTTTGACGGGCTGGCCCCGCACACCGCCTTTACCCGCGCGGTCATGGCCCACTTTGGCGGTCATCCGTCGGATGTCGTCAAATGGGCGACGGTTGCGCGCCCCGGCGATTACGGAACCCTGGCCCCCATGATCATGTCCCATGCGGCGGATGGCGATCTGATTGCTGTCGGCATAGTTGAGCGCGCCGCTCAGGATCTGGGGAAATATCTGGCGCGGCTTAATGAGATCGGCGCGCCGAAAATCTGTCTGGTCGGGGGTATGGCCGATGCCTTAACGCCGTGGCTGGCGCCCTGGACGCGGTCGGTGTTGGCGGTGCCGGAACATGATGCCATTGAGGGGGCCATTCTGCTGGCTCAGGGGGCTCCCAACGGCATGGATGTTGAGACGGTGATGTCATGA
- a CDS encoding copper homeostasis protein CutC has protein sequence MTAIWHEICVDSPAGFIAAVEGGADRIELCLGLSVGGAVYAVDGLEIVTAMVERAAGQRPNLYSPKVRHGLKTAAE, from the coding sequence ATGACGGCGATCTGGCACGAAATCTGTGTCGATAGTCCCGCCGGATTCATAGCGGCGGTCGAAGGTGGCGCTGACCGGATAGAGCTGTGTCTGGGTTTAAGTGTCGGCGGTGCGGTTTATGCCGTGGACGGGCTTGAGATCGTCACGGCCATGGTTGAGCGTGCCGCCGGGCAGCGGCCTAATCTATATTCACCAAAAGTCCGGCATGGTCTGAAAACGGCTGCGGAATAA
- a CDS encoding endonuclease/exonuclease/phosphatase family protein → MKILFSNLGYATGISGSLYHHVTRVYRHLYQAPAQQRRVLAQFRQIMEAEKPDLCCLVEVDRGSLHSGFFNQIKALQCAQYDTFDIADKYGEGSPFSRLPFHEGKSNGFLARAAYPFSRLYFRHGTKRLIYRIEMDTGLTVLFAHFSLKPVVRQNQFEEIAELVAGIGGEVIVLGDFNTLGGLGELDSLLAGGRLRLLNRRDEATFTFHQWQHTLDLCLYTPGLETRLDLSIIPQPFSDHAGLLVNID, encoded by the coding sequence ATGAAAATTCTGTTCAGCAATCTGGGTTATGCGACCGGCATCAGCGGCAGCCTGTATCACCACGTTACGCGCGTCTATCGCCACCTGTATCAGGCCCCCGCGCAGCAACGCCGGGTGCTGGCGCAGTTCCGCCAGATCATGGAGGCTGAAAAACCTGACCTGTGCTGTCTGGTCGAGGTTGACCGGGGATCACTCCATTCAGGTTTTTTTAACCAGATCAAGGCCTTGCAATGCGCCCAGTACGACACCTTTGATATTGCCGACAAATATGGTGAGGGCAGCCCGTTTTCGCGCCTGCCGTTCCACGAGGGCAAAAGCAACGGCTTTCTGGCGCGCGCAGCCTATCCGTTTTCCCGTCTCTATTTTCGCCATGGCACCAAACGCCTGATCTACCGTATCGAGATGGATACGGGTTTGACGGTGCTGTTCGCTCATTTTTCGCTCAAACCCGTCGTCCGCCAGAACCAGTTTGAAGAGATCGCCGAACTGGTCGCAGGCATTGGCGGCGAGGTCATAGTGCTGGGGGATTTCAATACGCTGGGTGGTCTGGGCGAACTCGACAGCCTGCTGGCGGGAGGTCGCTTAAGACTGCTCAACCGGCGCGATGAGGCGACCTTCACCTTTCATCAGTGGCAGCACACGCTTGATCTATGCCTCTATACCCCGGGCTTAGAGACGCGGCTTGACCTTAGCATTATTCCGCAGCCGTTTTCAGACCATGCCGGACTTTTGGTGAATATAGATTAG
- a CDS encoding phospholipase D-like domain-containing protein, with the protein MKFYLKSADAWAAMAQACEQATTCIDFEQYIVRDDEVGQRFLGLLARKAREGVKVRIVLDAFGSRTLLTSKVLDETRKSGAKVIFYHMQKPRRFVRIGGLFPRTHAKLLHVDDSATYLGSMCMAEYMRHWRDTMVALEGPAAIAARRDFDVLWRDLDDGQLDGDPGIIGGNRGGVYLAQNPKGGQRPLYEALLAAIMTARHSIRLATPYFFPPKRLRRALRDAQGRGVKISLLLSQHTDVAIADLITHALLGQWRRLDYDVRLYQPTVLHAKYAVIDDDWATLGSCNFDHLSLILNRECNLVMRDPGDVALLAAQFEEDCRHALPAGSATVVKTRWHNRLIGRLGAMISQAL; encoded by the coding sequence ATGAAGTTTTACCTGAAAAGTGCTGACGCCTGGGCCGCGATGGCGCAGGCCTGTGAACAGGCCACCACCTGCATTGATTTCGAACAGTACATCGTGCGCGACGATGAGGTCGGACAGCGCTTTTTGGGCCTTCTGGCCCGCAAAGCGCGTGAAGGGGTCAAGGTGCGCATTGTGCTGGATGCGTTCGGCAGCCGCACCCTGCTGACCAGTAAGGTGCTGGACGAAACCCGCAAATCCGGTGCCAAAGTCATATTCTATCATATGCAGAAGCCGCGTCGCTTTGTGCGGATCGGGGGCCTGTTTCCGCGAACCCACGCCAAATTGCTGCATGTCGATGATAGCGCAACCTATCTCGGCAGCATGTGCATGGCCGAGTATATGCGCCACTGGCGCGACACTATGGTCGCCCTCGAAGGCCCGGCTGCCATCGCCGCCCGACGCGATTTTGATGTACTGTGGCGCGATCTGGATGACGGGCAACTGGACGGTGATCCGGGCATCATCGGCGGCAATCGCGGCGGGGTTTATCTGGCGCAAAACCCCAAGGGCGGACAGCGGCCGCTTTATGAGGCACTGTTGGCCGCCATTATGACGGCCCGCCATTCGATCCGGCTGGCCACACCTTATTTCTTTCCGCCCAAGCGCCTGCGCCGTGCCCTCAGAGATGCGCAAGGCCGCGGGGTCAAGATCAGTCTTCTACTGTCGCAACATACCGATGTCGCCATAGCCGATCTCATCACCCATGCTCTGCTGGGGCAGTGGCGGCGGCTGGACTATGACGTGCGTCTTTATCAGCCGACGGTGCTACACGCTAAATACGCCGTAATCGACGACGATTGGGCGACCCTTGGCAGTTGCAACTTTGATCACTTAAGCCTGATCCTGAACCGCGAATGTAATCTGGTGATGCGCGATCCTGGCGATGTGGCTTTGCTGGCCGCACAGTTTGAAGAAGATTGCCGTCATGCCCTGCCCGCCGGATCAGCCACAGTCGTGAAAACACGTTGGCACAACCGGCTGATCGGGCGGCTTGGCGCCATGATCTCTCAGGCTTTGTAA
- a CDS encoding protein phosphatase 2C domain-containing protein, protein MTTHLKILSEGSYAGNPRNEDRLGYVGDAAWLMDGATGLGPSKFSDKTDAEWLVGAMSGFLTETFTNDPEVDTLDALSHAIEAVGEGYRRATHNADLEAFARPSAGLSLVRVNGEDVELSHLADVKAYVFDKVGGYKVYGGGPLEALDNSALEALRKVQAQQAEPDLKAAREEINPVLRQNRALMNTPDGYWVLTLDPVCLEGLKTEYLKAADISYILLATDGFYDLWENYVIGGLHDIKRRLIAGEDDTIISELRRIETDDPHGIKHTRFKLHDDASWLLLAIEGFGEKARSRTGPERRE, encoded by the coding sequence ATGACAACCCATCTTAAAATCCTGTCCGAAGGTTCCTATGCCGGGAACCCGCGTAATGAAGACCGTCTGGGCTACGTCGGCGACGCGGCGTGGTTGATGGATGGGGCAACCGGACTTGGGCCCTCCAAATTCAGCGATAAGACGGACGCCGAATGGCTGGTCGGGGCGATGTCCGGCTTTCTGACCGAAACCTTTACCAACGACCCGGAAGTCGACACACTCGATGCTTTAAGCCACGCCATCGAAGCGGTCGGTGAAGGTTATAGACGTGCCACCCACAACGCCGACCTTGAAGCCTTTGCAAGGCCATCCGCCGGTTTGTCGCTGGTGCGGGTTAATGGTGAGGATGTGGAATTGTCGCATCTGGCCGATGTGAAGGCCTATGTGTTTGACAAAGTCGGCGGCTATAAGGTGTACGGTGGCGGCCCGCTGGAAGCGCTCGACAACAGCGCGTTAGAGGCCCTGCGTAAGGTGCAGGCTCAGCAGGCCGAGCCTGATCTTAAGGCCGCCCGCGAAGAGATCAATCCAGTCCTGCGGCAGAACCGCGCCCTGATGAACACACCCGATGGATACTGGGTGCTGACGCTTGATCCGGTCTGCCTTGAGGGGCTGAAAACCGAATATCTTAAGGCCGCCGATATCAGCTATATTTTGCTGGCTACCGACGGATTTTACGACCTGTGGGAAAACTATGTCATTGGCGGCCTGCACGACATTAAGCGCCGCCTGATTGCCGGAGAAGACGATACCATCATCTCTGAACTGCGCCGCATCGAGACCGACGATCCCCACGGCATCAAGCATACGCGCTTTAAGCTGCATGACGATGCGTCCTGGCTGTTGCTGGCGATCGAAGGCTTTGGCGAAAAGGCCAGATCGCGCACAGGCCCGGAACGGCGGGAGTAG
- a CDS encoding TonB-dependent receptor, with product MTTHKRVTGKAGIHLALLATASVAALNMGAALPAMAQEDPAADVTEVIVTATRRATSVQKVPYNISVIGASDLSTKGITELSELSRAIPGLSVRDVGSRDDASIILRGLSVDPLRASTLGDNGSVATYINDTPVTNQPKIFDIERVEVLRGPQGTLYGSGSLGGAIRYIVADPKMKFEASAGGKVYQISEADDVSYEVNGMINMPLVEDKLAVRVAAQYLDDSGFTDYPFVLTGPKTDLDFEQRTTARASLLWTPTENFEATLSYYTDNSKSGGRTGGNPGFALLPPADGTGDGYSHSYPSYNYAANAGKVLGDYDIGLRFEEPYSMHYQLTALEMKYDLGFADLISSTSYTKKTGLGHRDQTDLLLGLGFGYESYPDFRSFTTELDDFESAVQELRLVSSDGGSFDYVAGLYYANEGTWGTSSEYTPGFTQFIGATRTDDLEYFAKSDVLYSEWAAFGELTWHINDAWQVTGGARAFKLIEKSTECTALPLYEDPNSSAINCSDSVGKSTVEDTIYKLNTSYQWTPDVMVYGTFSQGFRRGGVNLLPSGGQFVGIIDAQRQYAPDTVDNYEIGVRSQWFDRKLTVNAALFNIKWQDVQLSSLAPGNLPIIANAGEANSKGVELETLWRATDALTLSFGYAYTNAKISEDFTPVDDGGTPDDTSDDSFVSEFYDGTTLPGTPEQQVSLAADYMLPFGDYGPMTLHADYSYSSGITTSAEPIKNGSPNLDYAELKGFSQTNLSFGWEPMDTVGVKLFVNNVFDEYAYVAQQGEATYGLQGKFFIPIRPRVIGVSINKKF from the coding sequence ATGACGACACATAAAAGAGTGACAGGGAAAGCCGGAATTCATCTGGCTTTATTGGCGACGGCTTCGGTCGCAGCGCTAAACATGGGTGCTGCCTTGCCCGCCATGGCGCAGGAAGATCCGGCCGCCGATGTAACGGAGGTGATTGTCACCGCCACCCGCCGCGCCACCAGCGTGCAAAAAGTGCCCTATAATATTTCGGTTATTGGGGCCAGTGACCTCAGCACCAAGGGCATTACCGAGCTGTCTGAACTTTCGCGCGCGATACCGGGATTGTCTGTGCGCGATGTCGGCTCACGCGATGATGCCTCCATCATCCTGCGCGGCCTGTCGGTCGATCCGCTGCGGGCCTCAACCCTGGGCGATAACGGCTCGGTGGCGACCTATATCAATGACACGCCGGTCACCAACCAGCCCAAGATATTCGACATCGAACGCGTCGAAGTGCTGCGCGGGCCGCAGGGCACACTCTATGGCTCCGGCTCATTGGGCGGGGCGATCCGCTATATCGTGGCCGATCCGAAGATGAAGTTTGAGGCCTCTGCCGGTGGCAAGGTGTACCAGATCAGTGAAGCCGATGACGTCTCATACGAAGTCAACGGCATGATCAATATGCCGCTGGTCGAAGACAAACTAGCCGTGCGGGTTGCTGCGCAGTACCTTGATGACTCAGGCTTTACCGATTATCCGTTTGTTCTGACTGGCCCCAAGACCGACCTCGATTTCGAACAGCGCACCACGGCGCGGGCATCGCTTCTGTGGACGCCGACTGAGAATTTCGAGGCGACCTTAAGCTACTATACCGACAATTCTAAATCCGGTGGCCGCACCGGCGGCAATCCCGGTTTTGCCCTGCTGCCGCCCGCCGATGGCACCGGCGATGGCTACAGCCACTCCTATCCGTCTTATAACTATGCGGCCAATGCTGGTAAGGTTTTGGGCGATTACGATATCGGTCTGCGCTTCGAAGAACCCTATTCGATGCACTATCAGTTAACCGCCTTAGAGATGAAATATGATCTGGGCTTTGCCGATTTGATTTCTTCGACGTCTTACACCAAAAAAACCGGCCTTGGGCATCGTGACCAGACCGACCTGTTGTTGGGCTTAGGCTTCGGCTACGAAAGCTATCCCGATTTCCGCTCATTCACGACCGAGCTTGATGATTTCGAGTCCGCCGTGCAGGAACTGCGGCTGGTGTCCAGTGACGGCGGCAGCTTTGATTATGTGGCTGGCCTCTACTATGCCAACGAAGGCACCTGGGGCACATCGTCGGAATATACGCCGGGCTTCACCCAGTTTATCGGGGCGACGCGTACCGATGATCTGGAATATTTCGCCAAGTCTGATGTGCTCTACAGCGAGTGGGCGGCGTTTGGTGAACTGACTTGGCATATTAATGATGCGTGGCAGGTCACCGGGGGGGCGCGGGCCTTTAAGCTGATTGAAAAATCGACCGAATGTACTGCCTTGCCGCTTTATGAGGATCCCAATTCGTCGGCGATCAATTGCTCGGATTCGGTCGGTAAATCGACAGTCGAAGACACGATCTATAAGCTGAATACCTCCTATCAGTGGACGCCGGATGTGATGGTTTACGGCACCTTCTCACAAGGGTTCCGCCGCGGCGGGGTTAACTTGCTGCCGAGCGGCGGCCAGTTTGTGGGCATTATCGACGCGCAGCGCCAGTATGCACCGGACACCGTCGATAACTACGAAATCGGCGTGCGCTCGCAATGGTTTGACCGTAAGCTGACGGTCAATGCCGCCCTGTTCAACATCAAGTGGCAGGACGTGCAGTTGTCTTCCTTGGCACCGGGTAATCTGCCGATCATCGCCAATGCCGGTGAAGCCAATTCCAAGGGTGTTGAGCTGGAAACCCTGTGGAGGGCGACCGATGCCCTGACCCTGAGCTTTGGTTATGCCTACACCAATGCCAAGATCAGCGAAGACTTCACGCCGGTTGACGATGGCGGCACACCCGATGACACATCCGACGACAGCTTTGTGTCGGAATTCTATGATGGCACAACCCTACCCGGTACGCCGGAGCAGCAGGTGTCGCTGGCTGCGGATTATATGCTGCCGTTCGGTGACTATGGGCCAATGACGCTCCATGCCGACTATTCCTATTCGTCAGGTATCACCACCTCGGCCGAGCCGATCAAGAACGGATCGCCCAACCTCGACTATGCCGAACTGAAAGGGTTCAGCCAGACCAATCTGTCGTTCGGCTGGGAGCCTATGGATACTGTCGGCGTCAAGCTGTTCGTCAACAATGTCTTTGATGAATATGCCTATGTCGCCCAGCAGGGTGAGGCCACCTACGGCCTTCAGGGTAAGTTCTTTATCCCGATCCGTCCGCGTGTCATCGGCGTATCGATCAACAAAAAGTTCTGA
- a CDS encoding tetratricopeptide repeat-containing sulfotransferase family protein: MTTLNAHADNLIAQAATARRRGDLKTAIAAARQATELAPDRLDGWYIWGTTAMMAQAFNEAEQVLAEGARRAPANTPAQGRFWVQRARALVTLGRGRETCEVVRDALNCGLTDGASLNILGTALSQAGRPEDAVPLLEVAVRSDPKVADYWYNLGGVQQFLGDLDAAEYSYERAVAAGDHFSAHLGLARLKKWSADSHHIDRLKALKPTSVIDTARLNYSLFKEHDDLGDPAQAWGYLQTGAKAAQQVYPWDATEEAAIVDAWRTHISYPPAAAQTDHRPRRIFIVGLPRSGTTLVERILTAHSDVQALGELQTFGLGVKHGSGAPGRNLLDAGTISAAAATDPKIFAQYYDAETAYLHNGAGHTIDKLPHNHDYVGLILRAWPDALIIHVRRDPMDSLFGAYKLLFAHAHRWSYSLDDLAAHYGHYRTLMDHWQAFGVIDVKLETLIECPEFEIRRLLKACDLPFEDACLSPHEAQGAVATASSAQVRKPINREGVSAWRRYEEQLSPLRDRLEKSGLI, from the coding sequence ATGACGACGCTTAATGCTCATGCCGATAATCTGATCGCGCAGGCGGCCACCGCCCGAAGGCGGGGCGATCTGAAAACCGCGATAGCCGCAGCGCGTCAGGCGACCGAGTTGGCCCCTGATCGGCTGGATGGCTGGTATATCTGGGGCACCACGGCCATGATGGCGCAGGCGTTCAATGAGGCCGAGCAGGTGCTGGCCGAAGGCGCGCGACGCGCACCGGCCAATACGCCGGCGCAGGGCCGGTTTTGGGTGCAGAGAGCGCGGGCGCTGGTGACACTGGGGCGGGGTCGTGAGACCTGCGAAGTGGTGAGGGATGCCCTGAACTGCGGCCTGACCGATGGGGCCAGTTTGAATATCCTTGGCACGGCCTTATCGCAGGCGGGGCGGCCCGAAGATGCCGTGCCGCTGCTGGAAGTGGCGGTGCGCTCTGACCCCAAGGTAGCCGATTACTGGTATAATCTTGGTGGGGTGCAGCAATTTCTGGGCGATTTGGACGCCGCTGAATATAGCTATGAACGGGCAGTGGCGGCGGGTGATCATTTTTCCGCTCATCTGGGGCTGGCGAGGTTGAAAAAGTGGTCAGCGGATAGCCACCACATCGACCGACTCAAGGCTCTGAAACCGACAAGCGTGATTGACACAGCCCGCCTGAACTATTCGCTGTTTAAGGAACATGATGATCTGGGCGATCCTGCTCAGGCATGGGGTTATCTGCAAACCGGGGCAAAGGCCGCGCAGCAGGTCTATCCGTGGGACGCCACTGAGGAAGCCGCGATTGTGGATGCCTGGCGGACGCATATTTCGTATCCGCCCGCCGCCGCACAGACTGACCATCGGCCGCGTCGGATTTTCATTGTCGGCCTGCCGCGATCGGGCACGACCCTGGTTGAGCGCATCCTGACCGCCCATTCGGATGTGCAGGCTCTGGGGGAACTGCAAACCTTCGGGTTGGGCGTCAAACATGGCTCAGGGGCACCGGGGCGCAACCTGTTGGATGCGGGCACCATTTCGGCGGCGGCAGCCACTGACCCCAAAATTTTTGCGCAATATTATGATGCGGAAACGGCTTATCTGCATAACGGGGCGGGCCATACGATTGATAAGCTGCCGCACAATCATGACTATGTCGGTCTGATCCTACGGGCCTGGCCTGATGCCCTGATTATCCATGTCCGACGCGACCCGATGGATTCGCTGTTCGGGGCCTATAAACTGTTGTTCGCCCATGCCCACCGCTGGTCCTACAGTCTTGATGATCTGGCCGCTCACTATGGCCACTACCGTACGCTGATGGATCATTGGCAGGCGTTTGGGGTGATCGACGTAAAGCTTGAGACCCTGATCGAGTGTCCGGAATTTGAAATCCGGCGGTTGCTTAAGGCCTGCGACCTGCCGTTTGAGGACGCCTGCCTGTCGCCACACGAAGCCCAAGGGGCGGTGGCGACCGCCAGTTCGGCTCAGGTGCGCAAACCCATCAACCGCGAAGGGGTGAGTGCGTGGAGGCGGTATGAAGAGCAACTGTCACCCCTGCGTGATCGGCTTGAAAAATCGGGTTTGATCTGA